The following are encoded together in the Kwoniella newhampshirensis strain CBS 13917 chromosome 7, whole genome shotgun sequence genome:
- a CDS encoding sulfate adenylyltransferase — MANAPHGGILKDLLVRDAPLHSSLVEEARELKDIFLTERQLCDLELIMNGGFSPLEGFMTEADYLSVRDTLRLVPVKGQRQGSLFPMPITLDVSKDDISRLELKEGARVALRDPRDDAALAILTVSDIYTPDKSAEATQVLGADDIAHPAAAYLHNQVKEFYVGGKVQAISAPTHYDYIPLRYSPAELRAHFHKLAWRKVVAFQTRNPMHRAHRELTVRAARQRSANVLIHPVVGLTKPGDVDHYTRVRAYQALMPSYPEGMAHLALLPLAMRMAGPREAVWHAIIRKNFGATHFIVGRDHAGPGKNSQGKDFYGPYDAQELVTQFKDELQIEMVPFQAMTYLPGTDEYQPVDEVPKGTPTADISGTELRKRLRTGAAIPDWFSYTGVVKVLRDSYPPRPKQGFTILLTGYHNSGKETIARALQVTLQQQGSRSVSLLLGEELRGDLNPNIERAITPEQKHINLQRIGFVASELTKAGAAVIAAPVAPYEKSRQAIRKTVVGQGGGNFFLVHVATPLEWCEKVDRRGLYKRARLGQVKNLTGVDDIYEAPEDADLVCDLRNDTVPEVVHSIIMLLEGQSLI, encoded by the exons ATGGCCAACGCACCTCACGGCGGTATCCTCAAGGACCTCTTGGTCCGTGACGctcctctccactcttCTCTTGTCGAAGAGGCGAGGGAATTGAAAgacatcttcttgaccgag CGACAATTATGTGATCTTGAACTCATCATGAACGGTGGTTTCTCCCCTCTCGAAGGATTCATGACCGAAGCCGACTACCTCTC CGTACGAGACACACTCCGATTGGTCCCTGTCAAAGGTCAGCGACAAggatctctcttccccatGCCTATCACCCTCGATGTCTCCAAGGACGACATCTCACGTCTCGAGCTCAAGGAGGGTGCTCGAGTCGCTCTTCGTGATCCTCGTGACGATGCGGCTCTTGCCATCTTGACCG TCTCTGACATTTACACGCCCGACAAGTCGGCTGAGGCGACCCAGGTTCTGGGTGCGGACGACATTGCTCACCCCGCTGCTGCCTACCTTCACAACCAGGTCAAGGAGTTCTATGTCGGTGGTAAAGTCCAGGCTATCTCAGCTCCTACTCACTACGACTATATCCCTCTCCGAT ACTCTCCCGCTGAACTCCGAGCTCATTTCCACAAACTCGCCTGGAGAAAAGTCGTCGCCTTCCAAACCCGAAACCCTATGCACCGAGCTCACAGAGAACTCACCGTCCGAGCCGCTCGTCAGCGAAGTGCCAACGTTCTCATCCACCCCGTTGTCGGTCTCACTAAACCCGGAGACGTCGACCACTACACCCGAGTCAGGGCTTACCAGGCTCTCATGCCTTCTTACCCCGAGGGTATGGCCCATCTCGCACTGCTCCCTCTCGCTATGAGAATGGCAGGACCTCGAGAGGCGGTCTGGCACGCTATCATCAGGAAGAACTTTGGTGCGACCCACTTC ATTGTCGGACGTGACCACGCCGGACCTGGTAAGAACTCCCAAGGCAAGGACTTCTACGGACCC TACGACGCTCAAGAACTCGTCACCCAATTCAAGGATGAGCTCcagatcgagatggtcCCCTTCCAGGCCATGACCTACCTTCCCGGTACCGACGAGTACCAACCGGTCGACGAGGTTCCCAAGGGCACTCCCACCGCCGACATCTCCGGTACCGAGCTCCGAAAGCGACTTCGAACCGGTGCTGCTATCCCCGACTGGTTCTCCTACACTGGTGTCGTGAAGGTCCTTCGAGACTCCTACCCTCCTCGACCCAAGCAGGGTTTCACAATCCTCTTGACAGGTTACCACAACTCTGGAAAGGAAACCATTGCTCGAGCTCTCCAGGTCACACTGCAACAACAAGGATCTCGAtccgtctctctccttctcggtgAAGAGCTCCGAGGTGACCTCAACCCTAACATTGAGCGAGCTATCACTCCTGAACAAAAACACATCAACCTTCAACGAATCGGTTTCGTCGCGTCCGAATTGACCAAGGCCGGAGCCGCTGTCATCGCTGCTCCCGTCGCTCCTTACGAGAAGTCCAGACAGGCGATCCGAAAGACCGTCGTCGGTCAAGGTGGTGGTAacttcttccttgtccaCGTTGCCACTCCCTTGGAATGGTGCGAGAAGGTCGACAGAAGAGGACTTTACAAGCGAGCCAGGCTGGGTCAAGTCAAGAACCTGACTGGTGTCGACGACATCTACGAGGCTCCCGAAGATGCTGATCTCGTGTGTGACTTGAGAAACGACACTGTTCCCGAGGTCGTTCACT CCATCATCATGCTTCTTGAGGGCCAGAGTCTCATCTAA
- a CDS encoding ubiquinone biosynthesis monooxygenase COQ6: protein MRATPSSSLISQAGRRLSAARPFCRVSGPARSISVGPSRPRPIDGISTPCLARPSHAVHLDARKSAWPVRGHASSSSAPAEEEQPIPVISAENTYDIVIIGGANAGLAFACALLSQPTISKTARILLLEGASLDRTRSWSGEGEWENRVSSLTAENVAWLDSIGVWKHIERDRSCPVHEMIIWANPSESSTPTIHFPPLGRPMAQMTENLNLQRALLRRIEEVGKSVVDIKENSRVGEMRLGEGGRWVGLKIGDEWLRGSLVVGADGPNSPVRHFSKIESYGHAYQTHAVVCTLNHFASSIYPNTTAFQRFLPTGPLAFLPLYSDASTMVWSTLPDHAAALKRLSPEALVAMVNAAFTLPESTLMSLTDKMVESDELGQPLTAEKISSLIATLPSPLVSSDQPILPASITSIPQKSIASFPLRLTHADEYLGPRTALVGDAAHTIHPLAGQGLNMGLADVRSLSKVLERARSLGGDLGSQTSLADYPRERYPLNHLMLSTTDKLHYIFRSRAGLVNRIRGTGLDVINELGPIKKILMGGAGAGTLGNGHGGTRTEKEREFGRSNPQDDLGPIGGWPMSAAKGVEGWFALKGVMGMVGSVLKEGAKMGVGKAARLIAKK, encoded by the exons ATGCGAGCCacaccatcctcgtctctcatctctcaagCAGGGAGACGTCTCTCGGCGGCACGACCTTTCTGTCGAGTGTCTGGGCCTGCTCGATCTATCTCTGTCggtccatctcgtcctcgacccATCGACGGCATATCAACACCGTGTCTAGCCAGACCTTCACATGCTGTACATCTCGACGCTCGAAAATCGGCCTGGCCTGTTCGAGGTCATgcctcatcgtcttctgcacctgcggaagaggagcaaCCGATTCCTGTTATCTCCGCAGAGAACACTTATGATATCGTGATCATCGGAGGAGCTAATGCAGGTCTCGCATTCGCTTGTGCCTTGT TATCTCAACCCACGATATCGAAGACTGCTCGTATCCTCTTACTGGAAGGAGCGAGTCTCGATCGGACGAGAAGCTGGAgcggagagggagaatgGGAGAACAGAGTTAGCAGTCTGACAGCGGAGAATGTTGCTTGGCTGGATA GTATTGGCGTCTGGAAACATATTGAACGAGATCGATCGTGTCCAGTTCACGAGATGATC ATCTGGGCCAATCCTTCGGAATCGTCCACTCCTACAATAcacttccctcctctcggTCGCCCGATGGCTCAAATGACAGAAAATCTCAACTTGCAAAGAGCTCTACTTCGTCGGATCGAAGAGGTTGGAAAAAGCGTTGTCGACATCAAGGAGAACTCCAGAGTCGGAGAGATGAGGCTaggcgaaggtggaagatgggtAGGGTTGAAGATCGGTGACGAGTGGCTTAGGGGATCTCTGGTG GTCGGAGCCGACGGCCCGAACTCACCTGTTCGTCATTTCTCCAAGATCGAGTCCTACGGTCATGCCTACCAAACGCATGCCGTGGTCTGTACTCTCAATCACTTCGCTTCGTCCATCTACCCCAACACCACAGCATTTCAACGGTTCCTCCCCACCGGTCCACTggccttccttcctctctaCTCGGACGCCTCGACGATGGTCTGGTCCACGCTTCCTGATCATGCAGCGGCATTGAAGCGACTTAGCCCTGAAGCTTTAGTTGCGATGGTCAACGCTGCATTCACTTTGCCGGAATCCACTCTCATGTCTCTGACGGACAAGATGGTCGAATCGGATGAGCTCGGTCAACCTCTGACCGCCGAAAAGATCTCATCTCTGATCGCTACATTGCCGTCACCACTCGTATCATCTGATCAACCGATCCTTCCTGCAAGTATCACTTCTATCCCACAGAAATCGATCGCCTCATTCCCACttcgactcacccatgCAGATGAGTATCTCGGGCCACGAACCGCTCTTGTCGGCGATGCGGCACACACCATCCATCCGCTCGCTGGTCAAGGTCTGAATATGGGATTGGCCGATGTCCGATCCCTCTCGAAGGTCCTCGAACGAGCGAGATCGCTGGGCGGTGATCTGGGTAGTCAGACTAGTTTGGCGGATTACCCGAGGGAGAGATATCCCTTGAACCATCTCATGTTAAGCACGACAGATAAGTTACATTATATCTTCAGGTCGAGAGCTGGTCTGGTGAATCGGATAAGAGGGACAGGTCTAGATGTCATCAATGAATTAGGACCAATCAAGAAGATCCTGATGGGTGGCGCAGGAGCTGGGACTCTCGGAAACGGACATGGGGGAACGAGAACTGAGAAAGAGCGAGAATTTGGAAGATCAAATCCCCAAGATGATCTGGGTCCAATAGGCGGGTGGCCAATGTCCGCTGCGAAAGGTGTAGAAGGTTGGTTTGCACTCAAGGGGGTCATGGGAATGGTGGGCAGTGTGTTGAAAGAAGGAGCAAAGATGGGAGTGGGTAAAGCAGCAAGGCTTATCGCAAAGAAGTAA